From Streptomyces qinzhouensis, one genomic window encodes:
- a CDS encoding BlaI/MecI/CopY family transcriptional regulator, whose product MRQLGDLEAEIMDRLWNWGRPATAREVRDDLNRKRPIAYSTVKTVADILFNKGMLEREKEGRAWVYRSTCTRQQYTAARMQDALDGNPDPAGVLLSFVEQISADEVQALRSALRAAKRRSGS is encoded by the coding sequence GTGCGACAGTTGGGTGATCTCGAGGCGGAGATCATGGACCGCCTCTGGAACTGGGGTCGTCCGGCCACCGCCCGCGAGGTGCGCGACGATCTCAACCGCAAGCGCCCCATCGCGTACAGCACCGTCAAGACGGTCGCCGACATCCTCTTCAACAAGGGCATGCTGGAGCGCGAGAAAGAGGGCCGGGCCTGGGTCTACCGGTCCACCTGCACCCGCCAGCAGTACACGGCCGCCCGGATGCAGGACGCGCTGGACGGCAATCCCGATCCGGCCGGGGTGCTCCTGAGCTTCGTGGAACAGATCTCCGCCGACGAGGTGCAGGCACTGCGCTCCGCGCTGCGCGCCGCCAAACGGCGGAGCGGCTCGTGA
- a CDS encoding DUF6153 family protein produces MAADGTIRAAGAWGQLLLVVLALGVFAMHTVGHPDSGSAMSHQDGTTVSASVHGPAAVSAPGGHQSSDGSDAPDSGMAMDMLALCVAVLGTVLLAALLRAAAVRRTDLPVRLRGLLVAPRRGPPPRAPDLAALSILRI; encoded by the coding sequence ATGGCTGCGGACGGGACGATCAGAGCGGCGGGTGCCTGGGGGCAGCTGCTGCTGGTCGTGCTCGCGCTGGGTGTCTTCGCGATGCACACGGTGGGCCACCCCGACAGCGGCTCCGCCATGTCCCATCAGGACGGCACCACCGTCTCGGCCTCGGTGCACGGACCCGCCGCGGTCTCCGCGCCGGGCGGCCACCAGAGCTCCGACGGCTCCGACGCCCCGGACTCCGGCATGGCGATGGACATGCTCGCCCTCTGTGTCGCCGTCCTCGGCACCGTTCTGCTCGCCGCGCTCCTGCGGGCGGCCGCCGTCCGCCGCACGGATCTGCCGGTGAGGCTGCGCGGCCTTCTCGTCGCACCCCGCCGGGGCCCGCCGCCGCGCGCCCCCGACCTCGCCGCTCTGTCGATCCTGCGGATCTAG
- a CDS encoding F510_1955 family glycosylhydrolase has protein sequence MQGFDQTSTAFGTGTDPGSGGRPRRRAVRRTAVVSAVLAAGLLLTACADSDGKGGDGKKGPSAISHIHGVEVHPRDGKLYVATHNGIYTPGADGRPELVGDRKDDFMGFTLGEGGTFLASGHPAPGRDAPANLGLIESTDTGRTWKDRSLTGEVDFHSLDHAHSTLYGYDSTNGLLRVSKDGTDWEKRSSLKALDIAVSPTDPGTVLATTESGISRSTDGGKTFAAGNGTVMAFLTWAEERSLYGVDPAGKISVSADGGKTWRQTGTAPGGQPQALTAVDARRVVVATQDGVYESTDGGAAFTKRLDVTSGGGH, from the coding sequence ATGCAGGGCTTCGACCAGACCAGCACCGCATTCGGCACCGGTACGGATCCGGGCTCCGGCGGCCGTCCGCGGCGCCGGGCCGTCCGCCGTACCGCCGTGGTCTCCGCCGTCCTCGCGGCGGGACTGCTCCTGACCGCCTGCGCGGATTCCGACGGGAAGGGCGGGGACGGGAAGAAAGGCCCGTCCGCCATCAGTCATATCCACGGGGTCGAGGTGCACCCCCGTGACGGCAAGCTGTACGTCGCCACCCACAACGGCATCTACACGCCCGGCGCCGACGGCCGGCCCGAGCTGGTCGGCGACCGCAAGGACGACTTCATGGGCTTCACCCTCGGCGAGGGCGGCACCTTCCTCGCCAGCGGCCACCCGGCGCCCGGCCGGGACGCCCCCGCCAACCTCGGTCTGATCGAGAGCACGGACACCGGCCGCACCTGGAAGGACCGTTCCCTGACGGGCGAGGTCGACTTCCACTCCCTCGACCACGCCCACTCCACCCTCTACGGCTACGACAGCACCAACGGTCTGTTGCGGGTCAGCAAGGACGGCACCGACTGGGAGAAGCGGAGCAGTCTGAAGGCGCTGGACATCGCGGTCAGCCCGACCGATCCCGGCACCGTGCTGGCCACCACCGAATCCGGGATCTCCCGCAGCACCGACGGCGGGAAGACCTTCGCCGCCGGGAACGGCACGGTGATGGCCTTCCTCACCTGGGCCGAGGAGCGGTCGCTGTACGGCGTCGACCCGGCCGGCAAGATCAGCGTCAGCGCCGACGGCGGGAAGACCTGGCGGCAGACCGGCACGGCGCCCGGTGGACAGCCGCAGGCGCTCACCGCGGTCGACGCCCGGCGGGTGGTCGTGGCGACCCAGGACGGGGTGTACGAGTCCACGGACGGCGGCGCCGCCTTCACCAAGCGGCTCGATGTCACCTCGGGCGGCGGTCACTGA
- a CDS encoding helix-turn-helix transcriptional regulator: MTPVPPSPVPDPAARAALSDALGRRLRGPGTLGSLDVLRTTADALLGAVPADVWCAVMLDPATLLDTGGLHEHGFPQEVMPRLFDIEHADQEGVDNIRALARRRGTASLLSTSLRGRIADSVYYRDVLRPVGLADELRVVLRDGARTWGLFVLCRGPDAPPFTAAETALASAVSGPATAALRRSLLLTGIDRNDVPDAAGLLVVDDTLRVRLATATAERRLALIQEAHPPPGRSLPYALTALVHTARSAPPGSQVRSRAIGVTGHWVTLSAWREAAAGTVPGPLGDTGGEELTYVSLAPSHPRELTAIVLDAYGLTPREREVAQQVLLGRSTAEMSAKLHIAGYTVQDHLRKVFDKAGVRSRRDFTGELFQRCYLPRLDDPPLTTDGRMRDDDPGG; the protein is encoded by the coding sequence GTGACGCCAGTCCCCCCGTCCCCCGTACCCGATCCCGCCGCCCGTGCCGCCCTCTCCGACGCCCTCGGCCGCCGGCTGCGCGGACCCGGCACGCTCGGCTCCCTCGATGTGCTCCGGACCACGGCCGACGCGCTGCTCGGCGCCGTACCGGCCGATGTGTGGTGTGCGGTGATGCTGGACCCGGCGACCCTGCTGGACACCGGCGGACTGCACGAGCACGGCTTTCCCCAGGAGGTCATGCCCCGGCTGTTCGACATCGAACACGCAGATCAGGAGGGCGTGGACAATATCCGGGCACTGGCCCGGCGCCGGGGTACGGCCAGCCTGCTGAGCACCTCGCTGCGGGGGCGGATCGCGGACAGCGTCTACTACCGGGATGTGCTGCGGCCCGTGGGGCTCGCCGACGAATTACGGGTCGTGCTGCGCGACGGCGCCCGTACCTGGGGGCTGTTCGTCCTGTGCCGGGGCCCGGACGCGCCGCCGTTCACGGCGGCCGAGACGGCCCTCGCCTCGGCGGTCAGCGGCCCCGCCACGGCCGCGCTGCGCCGCTCGCTGCTGCTCACCGGGATCGACCGGAACGACGTGCCGGACGCGGCGGGGCTGCTCGTGGTCGACGACACCCTGCGGGTCCGGCTGGCGACGGCCACCGCCGAACGCCGGCTGGCGCTGATCCAGGAGGCCCATCCGCCGCCGGGACGGAGCCTGCCGTACGCCCTCACGGCCCTGGTCCACACGGCCCGCAGCGCCCCGCCGGGCAGCCAGGTGCGGTCCCGGGCGATCGGTGTCACCGGGCACTGGGTCACGCTCAGCGCCTGGCGGGAGGCCGCGGCGGGCACGGTTCCCGGTCCGCTCGGCGATACCGGCGGCGAGGAGCTGACCTATGTGTCCCTGGCCCCGAGCCACCCGCGGGAGCTGACCGCCATCGTCCTCGACGCCTACGGCCTCACTCCGCGCGAGCGCGAGGTGGCGCAGCAGGTGCTGCTGGGCCGGTCGACGGCGGAGATGTCGGCGAAGCTGCACATCGCCGGGTACACGGTCCAGGACCATCTGCGGAAGGTCTTCGACAAGGCGGGGGTGCGCAGTCGCCGCGACTTCACCGGGGAGCTGTTCCAGCGCTGCTATCTGCCGAGGCTGGACGATCCGCCGCTGACCACGGACGGACGGATGCGGGACGACGACCCCGGTGGCTGA
- a CDS encoding NADP-dependent isocitrate dehydrogenase — translation MTDSTIIYTHTDEAPALATYSFLPVIEAYASTAGVAVESRDISLAGRIIASFPEHLEEGQRIDDALAELGELAKTPGANIIKLPNVSASIPQLKAAIAELQGQGYALPGYPDDPKTDEEREIRARYDKIKGSAVNPVLREGNSDRRAPASVKNYAKAHPHRMGAWSADSKTNVAHMTADDFRSTERSAVVADAGDLRIELVAEDGTTTVLRAAVPVLAGEIVDASVLRVAALREFLTAQVARAKAEGVLFSLHLKATMMKVSDPIVFGHAVRAFFPKTFAEHGAALAAAGLSPNDGLGGILKGLETLPGGDAIKASFDAELAEGPALAMVDSDRGITNLHVPSDVIVDASMPAMIRTSGHMWGPDGKEADTLAVLPDSSYAGIYQVAIDDCRANGAYDPATMGSVPNVGLMAQKAEEYGSHDKTFEIATAGTVRVVDAAGTAVLEQQVTPGDIFRMCQTKDLPVQDWVKLAVSRARATGDPAVFWLDETRAHDAQLIEKVKAYLPEHDTDGLVIEIKAPVDAIRFSLERIRRGENTISVTGNVLRDYLTDLFPILELGTSAKMLSVVPLMAGGGLFETGAGGSAPKHVQQLVKENYLRWDSLGEFLALAVSFEHLAATTGNARAKVLGETLDRATGTFLNEDKSPTRRLGGIDNRGSHFYLARYWAQELAAQTDDVELAEAFAALAKTLTEQEEAIVAELIAVQGSPVDIGGYYQPDPAKAAAVMRPSATFNQAIASLG, via the coding sequence GTGACTGACTCGACCATCATCTACACGCACACCGACGAGGCCCCGGCCTTGGCGACGTATTCCTTCCTGCCCGTGATCGAGGCCTACGCCTCCACCGCCGGAGTCGCCGTCGAGAGTCGTGACATCTCGTTGGCCGGGCGGATCATCGCCTCCTTCCCGGAGCACCTGGAGGAGGGGCAGCGCATCGACGACGCCCTCGCCGAGCTGGGCGAGCTGGCGAAGACCCCCGGCGCCAACATCATCAAGCTGCCGAACGTCTCGGCCTCCATCCCGCAGCTCAAGGCCGCGATCGCCGAGCTCCAGGGCCAGGGCTACGCGCTGCCGGGCTACCCGGACGACCCGAAGACGGACGAGGAGCGGGAGATCCGCGCCCGCTACGACAAGATCAAGGGCAGTGCCGTCAACCCGGTGCTGCGCGAGGGCAACTCCGACCGCCGCGCCCCGGCGTCGGTGAAGAACTACGCCAAGGCCCACCCGCACCGCATGGGCGCCTGGTCCGCGGACTCGAAGACCAATGTCGCGCACATGACCGCCGACGACTTCCGCTCCACCGAGCGGTCGGCCGTTGTCGCCGACGCCGGCGACCTGCGGATCGAGCTGGTCGCCGAGGACGGCACCACCACCGTGCTGCGCGCGGCCGTCCCCGTGCTCGCCGGTGAGATCGTCGACGCCTCCGTGCTGCGCGTCGCCGCCCTGCGGGAGTTCCTGACGGCCCAGGTCGCCCGCGCCAAGGCCGAGGGCGTGCTGTTCTCCCTCCACCTCAAGGCCACGATGATGAAGGTCTCCGACCCGATCGTCTTCGGCCACGCGGTGCGTGCCTTCTTCCCGAAGACCTTCGCCGAGCACGGCGCCGCGCTCGCCGCCGCCGGTCTCAGCCCCAACGACGGTCTCGGCGGCATCCTCAAGGGTCTGGAGACCCTGCCCGGCGGTGACGCGATCAAGGCGTCCTTCGACGCCGAGCTCGCCGAGGGCCCCGCCCTGGCGATGGTCGACTCCGACCGCGGCATCACCAACCTGCACGTGCCCAGCGATGTCATCGTCGACGCTTCCATGCCGGCGATGATCCGCACCTCCGGTCACATGTGGGGCCCCGACGGCAAGGAGGCCGACACCCTCGCCGTCCTCCCGGACAGCAGCTACGCCGGCATCTACCAGGTCGCGATCGACGACTGCCGGGCCAACGGCGCCTACGACCCCGCCACCATGGGCTCGGTGCCGAACGTCGGCCTGATGGCCCAGAAGGCCGAGGAGTACGGCAGCCACGACAAGACCTTCGAGATCGCCACCGCGGGCACCGTCCGCGTGGTCGACGCCGCCGGCACCGCCGTGCTGGAGCAGCAGGTCACCCCCGGCGACATCTTCCGCATGTGCCAGACCAAGGACCTGCCGGTCCAGGACTGGGTCAAGCTCGCCGTCAGCCGCGCCCGCGCCACCGGCGACCCGGCCGTCTTCTGGCTGGACGAGACCCGCGCCCACGACGCGCAGCTCATCGAGAAGGTCAAGGCGTACCTCCCGGAGCACGACACCGACGGCCTCGTCATCGAGATCAAGGCCCCGGTCGACGCCATCCGCTTCTCCCTGGAGCGGATCCGCCGCGGCGAGAACACCATCTCCGTCACCGGCAACGTCCTGCGCGACTACCTGACCGACCTGTTCCCGATCCTGGAGCTGGGCACCAGCGCCAAGATGCTCTCGGTGGTCCCGCTGATGGCGGGCGGCGGTCTGTTCGAGACCGGCGCCGGCGGCTCCGCGCCCAAGCACGTCCAGCAGCTCGTCAAGGAGAACTACCTCCGCTGGGACAGCCTGGGCGAGTTCCTCGCGCTGGCCGTCAGCTTCGAGCACCTCGCGGCCACCACGGGCAACGCCCGCGCCAAGGTGCTGGGCGAGACCCTCGACCGCGCCACCGGCACCTTCCTCAACGAGGACAAGTCGCCGACCCGCCGCCTCGGCGGCATCGACAACCGCGGCAGCCACTTCTACCTGGCCCGCTACTGGGCCCAGGAGCTGGCCGCGCAGACGGACGACGTCGAGCTCGCGGAGGCCTTCGCGGCGCTCGCCAAGACGCTGACCGAGCAGGAGGAGGCCATCGTCGCGGAGCTGATCGCGGTGCAGGGCTCGCCGGTCGACATCGGCGGCTACTACCAGCCCGACCCGGCGAAGGCGGCGGCCGTGATGCGCCCGTCCGCCACGTTCAACCAGGCGATCGCCTCCCTGGGCTGA
- a CDS encoding SAM-dependent methyltransferase yields MSESDPRPASADDIRSRIDTGKPHSARFWNYFVGGKDNYEVDREIGDEIKEIFPGLVDVARTSRLFLGRAVRHLAAERGIRDFLDIGTGLPTADNTHEVAQRTAPDARIVYVDNDPLVLAHARALLTSTPEGRTSYIDADLYDPARILDQAGETLDLSRPVALMLLNVLGHVADHEQARELVAGLMAGLPAGSHLVISDSTATSPGMIAASEAYNRSGAVPYYVRSIAEISGFFDGLELVDPGVVRVTDWRPEEGAVAEAVDAYCGVARKP; encoded by the coding sequence ATGTCCGAATCCGACCCCCGGCCCGCGTCCGCCGACGACATTCGCTCCCGGATCGACACGGGTAAGCCGCATTCGGCGCGCTTCTGGAACTACTTCGTGGGCGGCAAGGACAACTACGAGGTCGACCGGGAGATCGGCGACGAGATCAAGGAGATCTTCCCGGGTCTGGTGGACGTGGCCCGCACCAGCCGGCTCTTCCTGGGGCGTGCGGTGCGCCATCTCGCGGCCGAGCGCGGCATCCGCGACTTCCTCGATATCGGCACCGGTCTGCCGACCGCCGACAACACCCATGAGGTCGCCCAGCGCACCGCCCCGGACGCCCGGATCGTCTATGTCGACAACGACCCGCTGGTACTGGCCCATGCCCGGGCGCTGCTCACCAGCACGCCCGAGGGCCGTACCTCGTACATCGACGCCGATCTGTACGACCCGGCCCGGATCCTCGACCAGGCCGGGGAGACGCTCGACCTGTCCCGGCCGGTCGCGCTGATGCTGCTCAACGTGCTGGGGCACGTCGCCGATCACGAGCAGGCCAGGGAGCTGGTGGCCGGGCTGATGGCGGGGCTGCCCGCCGGCAGCCATCTGGTGATCAGCGACTCGACGGCGACCAGCCCGGGCATGATCGCCGCGTCGGAGGCGTACAACAGGAGCGGTGCCGTTCCGTACTACGTCCGCAGCATCGCCGAGATCAGCGGATTCTTCGACGGTCTCGAGCTGGTGGATCCGGGGGTGGTGCGGGTGACCGACTGGCGCCCGGAGGAGGGCGCGGTGGCCGAGGCGGTCGACGCGTACTGCGGGGTGGCCCGCAAGCCGTAG
- a CDS encoding alpha/beta hydrolase family protein, translated as MIPVTRTAAIAVLACALVLPVAVTAPSHAVPEAPAGSVAATAPPTGATSSTALELPRPTGKFAVGSSVHHLADRSRKDPWEPAADARELMATVHYPAARPARPGARTTAYGTVAEARALLKGIGLDAAVPAERLAATRTHSRPGAPPARGKFPLVVLSPGFSVPRYTLTSIAEDLASRGYVTVSVDHAYESYGLSVPGGRLLTCKACTALDVDGVPASVVTTTRAKDVSYVLDRLTGRHSVWKHSGMIDRGRIGMAGHSIGGASAATAMVNDRRVLAGINMDGAFWEDLPPSGLDGRPFMMLGTDDEVHRPGGLDTTWDRIWPSLDGWKRWLTVTGTDHGSFSDFPLIEAHFGVPLEPLPAQRSVALVRGYVAAFFDEHLKRKPQPLLAGPSAADPEVNFHHLP; from the coding sequence ATGATCCCAGTGACCCGGACGGCCGCGATCGCCGTCCTCGCCTGTGCCCTGGTCCTGCCCGTCGCCGTGACGGCGCCGTCCCACGCGGTGCCCGAGGCCCCGGCCGGCTCCGTGGCGGCGACCGCGCCGCCCACCGGCGCGACCAGCTCCACGGCCCTCGAACTGCCGCGGCCGACCGGGAAGTTCGCCGTCGGCAGCTCCGTCCACCATCTCGCCGACCGTTCGCGGAAGGACCCCTGGGAGCCCGCCGCCGACGCCCGCGAGCTGATGGCGACCGTCCACTACCCGGCGGCCCGGCCGGCCCGGCCCGGCGCCCGGACCACCGCGTACGGCACCGTGGCGGAGGCCCGTGCCCTGCTGAAGGGGATCGGCCTCGACGCGGCGGTCCCGGCGGAGCGGCTGGCCGCCACCCGCACCCACAGCAGGCCGGGCGCCCCGCCCGCCCGGGGGAAGTTCCCGCTGGTGGTCCTCTCCCCCGGCTTCAGCGTCCCGCGGTACACGCTGACCTCCATCGCCGAGGATCTGGCGAGCCGGGGCTACGTGACCGTCTCCGTCGACCACGCCTACGAGTCGTACGGTCTCTCCGTTCCCGGCGGACGGCTGCTGACCTGCAAGGCCTGTACGGCGCTCGATGTGGACGGGGTGCCCGCTTCGGTGGTCACCACGACGCGCGCGAAGGACGTGTCGTACGTCCTCGACCGGCTGACCGGCCGCCACTCGGTGTGGAAGCACTCCGGGATGATCGACCGCGGGCGCATCGGCATGGCCGGGCACTCCATCGGCGGGGCATCGGCGGCCACCGCGATGGTGAACGACCGCCGGGTGCTGGCCGGGATCAATATGGACGGGGCGTTCTGGGAGGACCTGCCGCCGAGCGGACTGGACGGCCGCCCGTTCATGATGCTGGGCACCGACGACGAGGTGCACCGGCCCGGCGGGCTCGACACCACCTGGGACCGGATCTGGCCGTCGCTGGACGGCTGGAAGCGCTGGCTGACCGTGACCGGCACGGACCACGGCTCGTTCTCGGACTTCCCGCTGATCGAGGCGCACTTCGGGGTGCCGCTGGAGCCGCTGCCCGCACAGCGGTCCGTGGCGCTGGTGCGCGGCTATGTCGCGGCCTTCTTCGACGAGCATCTGAAGCGGAAGCCGCAGCCGCTGCTGGCGGGCCCCTCGGCGGCCGACCCCGAGGTGAACTTCCACCACCTGCCGTGA
- a CDS encoding chitinase, which produces MAARRSRLLGAGLAAALAVPLFLASASPGQAAAPLAAPLELSSRLADRAADRPVADRAPAADRAAAPRAAAETCAVKSKPAGKVLHGYWENWDGAANGVHPPLGWIPITDARITNNGYNVINAAFPVILSDGTVLWEDGMDRTVKVATPAEMCAAKANGLTILLSIGGATAGIDLSSAAVADRFVATVVPILQRYNFDGIDIDIETGLVGSGNINQLSASQSNLIRIIDGVLARMPSNFGLTMAPETAYVTGGSVVYGSIWGSYLPIIKKYADNGRLWWLNMQYYNGSFYGCSGDSYQAGTVAGFRAQTDCLNRGLVIQGTTIRVPYDKQVPGLPAQPGAGGGYMPPPLVAQAWNGYNGALKGLMTWSINWDGSRSWTFGNNVKALQGR; this is translated from the coding sequence ATGGCAGCTCGCAGATCCCGACTCCTCGGGGCAGGCCTCGCCGCAGCCCTCGCCGTCCCGCTGTTCCTGGCCTCGGCCTCTCCCGGGCAGGCCGCCGCCCCCCTCGCCGCCCCGCTCGAACTCTCCTCGCGGCTCGCCGACCGGGCCGCGGACCGGCCCGTCGCCGATCGTGCCCCGGCCGCGGACCGGGCCGCGGCGCCGCGCGCCGCGGCCGAGACCTGTGCCGTCAAGTCCAAGCCCGCGGGCAAGGTCCTCCACGGCTACTGGGAGAACTGGGACGGCGCGGCCAACGGGGTCCATCCGCCGCTCGGCTGGATCCCCATCACCGACGCCCGGATCACCAACAACGGCTACAACGTCATCAACGCCGCCTTCCCCGTGATCCTCTCGGACGGAACCGTCCTGTGGGAGGACGGCATGGACCGTACGGTGAAGGTCGCCACCCCCGCCGAGATGTGCGCGGCCAAGGCGAACGGCCTGACCATTCTGCTCTCCATCGGCGGCGCGACCGCGGGCATCGACCTCAGCTCCGCCGCCGTCGCCGACCGGTTCGTCGCCACGGTCGTACCGATCCTCCAGCGGTACAACTTCGACGGAATCGACATCGACATCGAGACCGGTCTGGTCGGCAGCGGCAATATCAACCAGCTCTCGGCATCCCAGTCCAACCTCATCCGCATCATCGACGGGGTGCTCGCCCGGATGCCGTCGAACTTCGGCCTGACGATGGCCCCCGAGACCGCGTACGTGACCGGCGGCAGCGTGGTCTACGGCTCCATCTGGGGCTCCTACCTGCCCATCATCAAGAAGTACGCGGACAACGGCCGCCTGTGGTGGCTGAACATGCAGTACTACAACGGATCGTTCTACGGCTGCTCCGGCGACTCCTACCAGGCCGGCACGGTAGCCGGGTTCCGGGCCCAGACCGACTGCCTCAACCGGGGCCTGGTCATCCAGGGCACCACGATCCGGGTGCCGTACGACAAGCAGGTGCCCGGACTGCCGGCCCAGCCGGGCGCGGGCGGCGGCTATATGCCCCCGCCGCTGGTGGCCCAGGCGTGGAACGGCTACAACGGCGCCCTCAAGGGCCTGATGACCTGGTCCATCAACTGGGACGGCTCGCGCAGCTGGACCTTCGGCAACAACGTGAAGGCGCTCCAGGGGCGCTGA
- a CDS encoding DoxX family protein has product MTGILDAALCRYRRHSTTILRISVGLVFVGFGVMKFTPDASPAEDIATRTMDVLAFGLVPSGATRPLLALFETTIGLGLITGVLLRLVLAAFFLHMAGVFSALLILPDEMWNGQLPTLEAQYIIKNVVLIAACLAVAAEESLRTTVVTPRPEPIHRVRAPL; this is encoded by the coding sequence TTGACGGGCATCCTCGATGCCGCACTGTGCCGCTACCGGCGACACAGCACCACCATCCTCAGAATCTCCGTCGGACTCGTCTTCGTCGGTTTCGGTGTCATGAAGTTCACCCCGGACGCCAGTCCGGCGGAGGACATCGCGACCCGGACGATGGACGTCCTGGCCTTCGGCCTGGTGCCGTCCGGGGCGACCCGCCCCCTCCTGGCGCTCTTCGAGACCACGATCGGCCTCGGGCTGATCACCGGAGTCCTTCTGCGGCTGGTGCTTGCGGCCTTCTTCCTGCACATGGCCGGGGTCTTCTCGGCCCTGCTGATACTTCCCGACGAAATGTGGAACGGCCAACTACCCACTCTGGAAGCGCAGTACATCATCAAGAACGTGGTGCTGATCGCCGCCTGTCTGGCGGTCGCGGCCGAGGAGAGCCTCCGCACCACAGTGGTCACACCCCGCCCCGAACCCATCCACCGAGTCAGAGCCCCTCTGTGA
- a CDS encoding cytochrome P450 has protein sequence MAHAPVLADDLFAPAALDDPYPLYERLRAAGPVHFLPALGLHLVVRHAEVLAALDDPATYSSHLVGLLYAGEDGVSLLAAGGPDGGGADVLATADPPAHTGHRRIVQQGFGRGRVAELRADVERLVAPRVAALVAAGGGDWMAGLATPLPVLVISRILGLPDADAGRLTAWSDAAVELLGGLAGPERTGGLALEIVAFTEYLHGRLDAAGRVPAGGLVDEIAAARADGRLSRDEAAGLLLQLVTAGSESTTSLLGSAVRMLAADPALQDRVRTEPALLEAVIEEALRLESPFRGHFRVTTRDAELGGVHLPEGARLMLLWGAANRDPGAFEGPDLLDPGRSAVRSHTAFGRGLHFCLGAHLARLEAMAALSALLDATVRIALPSGDRPSYVPSMFVRRLDRLPLLLTPAPDGGATV, from the coding sequence ATGGCCCATGCCCCCGTACTGGCGGATGATCTCTTCGCCCCCGCCGCACTGGACGATCCGTATCCCCTCTACGAACGGCTCCGCGCCGCCGGGCCCGTGCACTTCCTGCCCGCGCTCGGGCTCCATCTGGTGGTGCGCCACGCCGAGGTGCTGGCGGCGCTGGACGATCCGGCCACCTACTCCAGCCATCTCGTCGGACTGCTGTACGCGGGCGAGGACGGGGTGTCCCTGTTGGCGGCGGGCGGTCCGGACGGGGGCGGCGCCGATGTCCTCGCCACCGCCGATCCGCCCGCCCACACCGGGCACCGCCGGATCGTGCAGCAGGGCTTCGGCCGCGGCCGGGTGGCGGAGTTGCGGGCGGACGTCGAGCGGCTGGTGGCGCCCCGGGTGGCCGCCCTGGTGGCGGCCGGCGGCGGGGACTGGATGGCCGGTCTCGCCACCCCGCTGCCGGTCCTGGTGATCAGCCGGATCCTCGGGCTGCCCGACGCCGACGCCGGCCGGCTCACCGCCTGGTCCGACGCGGCCGTCGAACTCCTGGGCGGTCTGGCGGGCCCGGAGCGGACCGGCGGGCTCGCCCTGGAGATCGTCGCCTTCACGGAGTATCTGCACGGACGGCTCGACGCCGCCGGGCGAGTACCCGCCGGAGGGCTGGTGGACGAGATCGCGGCGGCCCGGGCGGACGGGCGGCTGAGCCGTGACGAGGCCGCCGGGCTGCTGCTGCAACTGGTCACCGCGGGCAGCGAGTCCACCACCAGTCTGCTCGGCAGCGCCGTCCGGATGCTCGCCGCCGACCCCGCCCTCCAGGACCGGGTCCGTACCGAGCCCGCCCTGCTGGAGGCCGTGATCGAAGAGGCGTTACGGCTGGAGAGCCCGTTCCGGGGGCATTTCCGCGTCACCACCCGGGACGCCGAACTCGGCGGCGTCCACCTACCCGAAGGGGCCAGGCTGATGCTCCTCTGGGGCGCGGCCAACCGCGACCCCGGAGCCTTCGAAGGGCCGGACCTCCTCGACCCCGGCCGGTCCGCCGTCCGCTCCCACACCGCCTTCGGCCGGGGCCTCCACTTCTGTCTGGGCGCCCATCTCGCCCGGCTGGAGGCCATGGCCGCCCTGAGCGCCCTGCTGGACGCGACGGTCCGGATCGCCCTCCCGTCCGGCGACCGGCCGTCGTACGTCCCCAGCATGTTCGTCCGCCGGCTGGACCGGCTTCCGCTGCTGCTCACCCCGGCACCGGACGGCGGCGCCACGGTCTGA